Proteins encoded by one window of Ignavibacteriota bacterium:
- a CDS encoding lytic murein transglycosylase, whose amino-acid sequence MMLMVMSSSDISFSSDIKLNESSKKEFFKPVVEKLTERGVATEFIDKIIEYENTEFSDRFVKINVTGYLNKADYSSHYNKTSVNKTKQFLKSNINLLELAEIKYNVPKEVIASVLWVETRHGSYLGNSHVASVYLSTAMCSEPQYIEMNIKNLHDKFKGSKDELAQLETRIYERSEKKSNWAIDQLVALEKIEKISPVHPLDLKGSWAGAFGISQFIPTSYVSWAVDGDGDGEINLYHLPDAIFSVANYLKSNGWGISEEEMRAAVFHYNNSSAYVDAVLKLADFITDKPPQSENQGSLPYLERHDRATAGNE is encoded by the coding sequence ATGATGTTGATGGTTATGTCATCGTCAGATATTTCATTTTCGTCAGACATCAAACTTAATGAATCATCCAAAAAAGAATTCTTCAAACCGGTAGTTGAAAAGCTTACAGAGCGTGGAGTTGCAACCGAGTTTATTGATAAAATCATTGAATATGAAAATACTGAATTTAGCGACAGATTTGTAAAAATTAATGTTACTGGTTACCTGAACAAGGCAGATTATTCAAGTCATTATAATAAAACTTCAGTAAATAAAACTAAGCAATTCCTAAAAAGCAATATAAACTTATTAGAATTAGCAGAAATCAAGTACAATGTACCGAAGGAAGTTATTGCTTCGGTTCTGTGGGTTGAAACTCGTCACGGAAGCTACCTTGGTAACAGCCACGTAGCAAGTGTTTACTTAAGTACTGCAATGTGTTCGGAGCCACAATATATCGAGATGAACATTAAAAATCTGCACGATAAATTCAAAGGTAGCAAAGATGAGCTTGCACAGCTCGAAACAAGAATTTATGAGCGCTCTGAAAAAAAATCCAACTGGGCAATTGACCAGCTTGTGGCACTTGAAAAAATCGAAAAAATTTCTCCTGTCCATCCTTTGGATTTGAAGGGTTCGTGGGCAGGAGCTTTTGGAATATCTCAATTTATTCCTACCAGCTACGTTTCGTGGGCTGTTGATGGCGACGGTGATGGTGAGATAAATTTATACCACCTTCCTGATGCAATTTTTTCTGTCGCAAATTATTTAAAATCTAATGGTTGGGGAATTTCTGAAGAGGAAATGCGTGCAGCAGTCTTTCATTATAATAATTCATCCGCATATGTTGATGCTGTCCTCAAACTTGCTGATTTCATTACCGATAAACCCCCGCAGTCGGAAAATCAAGGTTCATTGCCTTACTTAGAAAGACATGATAGAGCTACTGCCGGAAATGAATAA
- a CDS encoding succinate dehydrogenase cytochrome b subunit, with protein MSKFNPFNSTIFNKIVMAATGAILVLFLIGHCVGNLQIFLGQDVFNTYAHFLQSTGELLWIVRLVLLASILLHVVTSLKLKSLNNSAKPEGYRVKSYVKSTLYSRSMIYSGIVIFLLAVYHLLHFTAQVTNPEYAEFEQSYGPKLKTEALIEMNGEIVPVSAGDGIFQRHDAYKMVIAGFNKWYISVVYILFVFFVGLHLAHAVQSMFQTLGWNGPRLSPILTTLSKVIGWGLFLGFSSVPVAVWIFGLGKGVLGV; from the coding sequence ATGAGTAAATTTAACCCGTTTAACTCAACAATCTTCAATAAAATAGTGATGGCAGCAACCGGCGCGATTCTCGTGCTGTTTCTGATTGGTCACTGTGTCGGCAATTTGCAGATATTCCTTGGGCAGGATGTATTCAATACTTACGCCCATTTTCTGCAATCAACCGGCGAACTTTTGTGGATTGTTCGGCTTGTATTACTTGCAAGCATATTGCTGCATGTAGTAACTTCATTAAAATTGAAGTCTCTCAACAACTCGGCAAAACCCGAGGGCTACCGCGTAAAGAGCTATGTAAAATCAACTCTTTATTCCCGCTCTATGATTTACAGCGGAATCGTAATTTTCCTTCTTGCTGTTTATCATTTGCTTCATTTCACTGCTCAGGTAACTAATCCTGAGTATGCGGAGTTTGAACAATCTTATGGTCCTAAACTTAAAACTGAAGCCCTCATTGAAATGAATGGCGAAATTGTTCCTGTAAGTGCAGGCGATGGTATTTTCCAGCGCCATGATGCTTACAAAATGGTAATCGCCGGTTTCAACAAGTGGTATATTTCAGTAGTTTATATTTTATTTGTATTCTTTGTTGGATTGCATCTGGCTCATGCAGTTCAGAGTATGTTCCAGACTCTTGGCTGGAATGGTCCCCGACTCTCACCGATTCTCACAACTTTGAGCAAAGTAATCGGCTGGGGATTATTTTTAGGATTCAGCTCCGTTCCTGTAGCTGTATGGATTTTTGGATTAGGTAAAGGAGTATTAGGCGTATGA
- a CDS encoding fumarate reductase/succinate dehydrogenase flavoprotein subunit, whose protein sequence is MKLESKAPTGPIEKSWDKHRFDMKLINPANKRKFKVLVVGTGLAGASAAATMAELGYNVEAFTYHDSARRAHSIAAQGGINAAKNYQNDGDSIWRLFYDTVKGGDFRAREANVYRLAQVSTNIIDQCVAQGVPFAREYGGTLANRSFGGAQVSRTFYARGQTGQQLLLGAYSALMRMVGQNKVKMHVRKEMLDVVLVNGQARGIITRDLTTGKVESHVGDAVVLATGGYGNVFFLSTNAQACNVTSTYRAYKKGAAFANPCYTQIHPTCIPVSGDYQSKLTLMSESLRNDGRIWVPKAVGDKRRPEDIPENERDYYLERKYPSFGNLSPRDISSRAAKQVCDEGRGVGASGYGVYLDFADAIQRLGKSAIEERYGNLFEMYERITGDNPYQTPMRIYPASHYTMGGLWVDYNLMSTIPGLHVIGEANFSDHGANRLGASALMQGLADGYFVIPYTIGHYFASNNIDKSVDISHPEFKKAEEDAHSRINKLLSIKGKRTPTSFHREMGKLVWDKAGMARNEQGLKEALEKLPGIREEFWQNVNVVGENEDYNIALEKALRVADFLEFSELLVWDALERDESSGAHFREEHQTEDGEAKRNDEDFAHVAAWEFKGVDTKPVRHIEPLVFENVKLTVRSYK, encoded by the coding sequence ATGAAATTAGAATCAAAAGCCCCAACGGGACCAATTGAAAAGTCATGGGACAAGCACAGATTTGACATGAAACTTATTAATCCTGCAAACAAACGTAAATTTAAGGTATTGGTTGTGGGTACAGGACTTGCCGGAGCATCTGCCGCTGCTACTATGGCTGAACTCGGCTATAATGTGGAAGCATTCACTTATCATGACAGCGCCCGCAGAGCTCACAGTATTGCTGCTCAGGGCGGTATAAATGCTGCTAAAAATTATCAGAATGATGGCGACAGTATCTGGCGTTTATTCTATGATACTGTAAAAGGTGGCGACTTCAGAGCAAGAGAGGCAAATGTTTATCGTTTGGCACAAGTCAGTACAAATATTATTGACCAATGTGTTGCTCAGGGCGTACCTTTTGCACGTGAATACGGTGGAACACTTGCTAACCGTTCATTTGGCGGGGCGCAGGTATCAAGAACTTTTTATGCAAGAGGGCAGACAGGTCAGCAGTTATTGCTGGGAGCTTATTCAGCACTTATGAGAATGGTCGGACAGAATAAAGTCAAAATGCACGTTCGCAAAGAAATGCTTGATGTTGTTTTAGTAAATGGTCAGGCGCGTGGTATCATCACACGTGATTTGACAACCGGAAAAGTTGAATCTCACGTTGGCGATGCAGTCGTTCTTGCTACAGGCGGTTACGGTAACGTGTTTTTCCTATCTACAAATGCTCAGGCTTGTAATGTTACATCTACTTACCGTGCTTATAAAAAAGGTGCAGCTTTTGCTAATCCTTGTTATACACAGATTCACCCGACTTGTATTCCTGTAAGCGGTGATTATCAGTCAAAATTGACACTTATGAGTGAATCTCTTCGTAATGACGGCAGAATTTGGGTTCCAAAAGCTGTTGGTGATAAGCGACGCCCTGAAGACATTCCCGAAAATGAAAGAGATTATTACTTAGAAAGAAAATACCCAAGCTTCGGGAATTTATCTCCGCGCGATATTTCTTCACGTGCTGCTAAGCAGGTTTGTGATGAAGGTCGCGGTGTTGGAGCTTCCGGTTATGGCGTTTATCTTGATTTTGCTGATGCAATCCAGCGTCTTGGTAAGAGCGCAATTGAAGAGCGTTATGGTAATTTATTTGAAATGTATGAACGCATTACCGGTGATAATCCATATCAGACACCTATGCGTATTTATCCCGCTTCTCACTATACAATGGGTGGCTTATGGGTGGATTACAATTTGATGAGTACAATTCCGGGATTGCACGTAATTGGTGAGGCGAACTTCTCTGACCATGGTGCAAACCGCCTCGGCGCAAGTGCATTGATGCAGGGATTGGCTGATGGATATTTCGTAATTCCTTATACAATCGGGCATTATTTTGCATCTAACAATATTGACAAATCTGTTGATATTTCACATCCCGAATTTAAGAAAGCAGAAGAGGATGCACATTCAAGAATTAACAAACTTCTTTCAATCAAAGGAAAACGTACACCTACATCTTTCCATCGTGAAATGGGTAAACTTGTTTGGGATAAAGCAGGTATGGCTCGTAATGAACAGGGTCTGAAAGAAGCACTTGAAAAATTGCCGGGTATAAGAGAAGAATTCTGGCAGAATGTTAATGTTGTTGGTGAGAATGAAGATTACAATATCGCACTTGAAAAAGCTCTCAGAGTTGCGGACTTCCTTGAATTTTCAGAATTGCTTGTTTGGGATGCTTTAGAGCGTGACGAATCATCAGGTGCTCACTTCCGCGAAGAACATCAGACTGAGGACGGCGAAGCAAAACGTAATGACGAGGACTTTGCTCACGTTGCTGCTTGGGAATTCAAAGGGGTTGATACCAAACCTGTCAGACATATCGAACCGCTTGTATTTGAAAATGTTAAGTTAACAGTCAGGAGTTATAAATAA
- a CDS encoding succinate dehydrogenase/fumarate reductase iron-sulfur subunit translates to MKLTLNVWRQKNKDAKGDFVKYDVNDVNEHMSFLEMLDVLNEDLITKGQDPVAFDHDCREGICGCCSLTINGRPHGEEQATTTCQLHMRKFNDGQTIYIEPFRAKAFPVVKDLVVDRSALDRIQAAGGYVGVGTGHAPDANALPVPKEKADLSMDAAQCIGCGACVAACPNGAAMLFTGAKVSQYALLPQGQAERKKRALAMVEQMDKEGFGACTNHYECEAACPKSISVNFIAMLNREYMSASIFGKK, encoded by the coding sequence ATGAAATTGACATTAAATGTTTGGAGACAAAAAAATAAAGATGCGAAAGGCGACTTTGTTAAGTATGATGTAAACGACGTTAACGAACACATGTCCTTTCTCGAGATGCTCGACGTACTGAATGAAGACCTTATTACAAAAGGTCAGGACCCCGTAGCTTTTGACCACGACTGCCGCGAAGGTATCTGTGGTTGCTGCTCGCTTACTATCAACGGAAGACCACACGGCGAGGAGCAGGCAACAACTACCTGCCAGCTCCACATGAGAAAGTTCAATGACGGACAGACTATTTACATAGAGCCGTTCAGAGCAAAAGCTTTTCCGGTTGTGAAAGACCTTGTAGTTGACCGTTCCGCACTTGACCGCATTCAAGCCGCAGGTGGATATGTAGGAGTTGGTACCGGACACGCACCCGATGCCAATGCTCTACCTGTACCAAAGGAAAAAGCTGATTTATCTATGGATGCCGCCCAGTGTATCGGTTGTGGTGCCTGTGTTGCCGCTTGTCCTAATGGTGCTGCAATGCTCTTTACTGGTGCAAAAGTAAGCCAGTATGCCCTTCTTCCGCAGGGACAGGCAGAACGTAAGAAACGTGCTTTAGCTATGGTAGAGCAAATGGATAAAGAAGGTTTTGGCGCCTGCACAAATCACTATGAGTGCGAAGCGGCATGCCCCAAGAGTATATCTGTTAACTTCATAGCTATGCTCAATCGTGAGTATATGAGTGCCTCTATTTTTGGCAAGAAGTAA
- a CDS encoding IPT/TIG domain-containing protein, translated as MKRLYQFFILFLLITAIGCDDSPVKVVKNPDLEPTSDNIRFNPDTLILSDLNSNHLITFYGINFQKHTPDSILIDNTKFEFQTSDTLLFLSIMAIRAGFHDIDFYFPSGLITLEKKIYVLYGDDVPPNEKSIYFKPDTLYLDIDKPLNTIYLHGVNFEKHIIDSVLIGSSKCEIVTLNNGQLEVLTSVFITGNYPVFVIYKGQKIELLKKLRIVHPIIDFDILTFINFYRTIHKVPVLLNRDKDTERPYEFSHYIHFSNFPNGIIDNSYSIYIGSGQVKLNLAFDSKYRFIKKLYSYKYEGSYGVGPPYFSRSIELELHDIPYSVYYYENNKIELAIELYGTKINDYYPLINYRYEWWSSQKGNDRITEYTIPKKDPVIGRNINYFPASDSSAIRLYLRNY; from the coding sequence ATGAAAAGATTATATCAATTTTTTATATTGTTTTTGCTAATCACAGCAATAGGTTGTGACGATTCACCAGTGAAGGTAGTTAAGAACCCCGATTTAGAACCAACATCAGATAATATCCGTTTCAATCCCGATACCCTCATACTAAGTGATCTAAATTCAAATCACTTAATAACATTCTACGGAATTAATTTTCAAAAGCACACGCCTGATTCCATATTAATTGACAATACAAAGTTTGAATTTCAAACAAGTGATACTTTACTTTTCTTGTCGATAATGGCTATCAGAGCTGGCTTTCACGATATAGATTTTTATTTCCCAAGTGGATTAATTACTTTAGAAAAGAAGATTTATGTACTATACGGCGATGATGTGCCACCTAACGAAAAGAGTATTTATTTCAAACCTGATACTTTGTACTTGGACATTGATAAACCATTAAATACAATATACTTACACGGAGTAAATTTTGAGAAGCATATCATTGATTCTGTACTTATCGGGAGTTCAAAATGCGAAATTGTTACTTTGAACAATGGACAACTTGAAGTTCTGACATCTGTATTTATTACGGGTAATTATCCGGTATTTGTCATTTATAAAGGTCAGAAAATCGAACTCCTGAAAAAATTGAGGATTGTACATCCTATTATTGATTTTGATATACTTACATTTATCAACTTTTACAGAACTATTCATAAAGTTCCGGTTTTATTAAATCGGGACAAAGACACGGAACGACCTTATGAGTTTAGCCATTACATTCATTTTAGTAACTTCCCAAACGGAATAATTGATAATTCCTATTCAATTTATATTGGTAGTGGCCAAGTTAAGCTTAATTTAGCATTTGATAGTAAATACAGGTTTATAAAGAAACTATATTCGTACAAATATGAAGGAAGCTATGGAGTCGGACCTCCATATTTTAGTCGTTCGATTGAGCTTGAATTACATGATATACCATATAGCGTTTATTATTATGAAAATAACAAAATAGAATTAGCTATTGAATTATATGGTACAAAAATAAATGATTATTATCCTTTGATTAATTACCGATATGAATGGTGGAGCAGTCAAAAAGGGAATGACAGGATAACAGAATATACTATTCCCAAAAAAGACCCGGTTATTGGGAGAAATATCAATTATTTTCCAGCATCAGATTCGTCAGCAATAAGACTATACCTCAGAAATTATTGA